One Candidatus Limnocylindrales bacterium genomic window carries:
- the dnaA gene encoding chromosomal replication initiator protein DnaA, which produces MIGSNDTERLWTQACSYIEERVSEKDFQTWILELNARSFDGETLTLEAPFGLFRDRVRQSFLPAIETAVATAAKKPCRVVVVVGQYGMASNAHRLRTTSAGPARGCAPAAKAKPVREKTFDNFLVGDGNRLAYLGARQLAEGSAGESGNPLFLYGGVGLGKTHLLMAIAHALRAAGKRVLYYQGEDFTRRMVEALQGGRMESFHREFRGAEALLIDDVQFLSGKKRTQQELYHVFNLLHQAGKPIALASDRPPDELENLERGLHSRFAGGLLADLGPLDRDLRLRILKGKLSESGINLDDHILERLAVQLQGSVREVEGLVSRLRAASNHQTMPLDDGVVETMITPYLARRGPIDLDVVIDTVAWVHGLTRDELLSRDRSRRVAWPRHIAAYMCRKLTAASLPEIGHALGGRNHTSILRAVRSVGERQSGDQTFAARLQQMEKMLGTSPQLRGRVQPAT; this is translated from the coding sequence ATGATTGGAAGCAATGATACGGAGCGACTTTGGACGCAGGCCTGCTCGTACATCGAGGAGCGGGTTTCGGAGAAGGATTTTCAGACGTGGATCCTGGAGCTCAACGCGCGGTCGTTCGACGGGGAGACGCTGACGCTGGAGGCTCCATTCGGACTTTTTCGTGACAGGGTGCGACAGTCCTTCCTGCCCGCCATCGAGACCGCGGTGGCAACGGCAGCGAAGAAGCCGTGCCGCGTCGTCGTTGTCGTCGGCCAGTACGGCATGGCCTCCAATGCGCACCGGCTGCGCACGACCAGCGCCGGCCCGGCGCGTGGCTGCGCACCGGCCGCCAAGGCGAAGCCGGTGCGCGAGAAGACCTTCGACAATTTTCTTGTCGGCGACGGCAACCGTCTCGCCTATCTCGGCGCGCGACAGCTCGCCGAAGGCAGCGCCGGCGAGTCCGGCAACCCTCTGTTCCTCTATGGCGGCGTCGGCCTCGGAAAGACGCACCTGCTGATGGCCATCGCGCACGCGCTGCGCGCCGCCGGCAAGCGCGTCCTCTACTACCAGGGCGAGGATTTCACCCGCCGGATGGTCGAGGCGCTGCAGGGCGGCCGCATGGAGTCGTTCCATCGCGAGTTCCGCGGCGCCGAAGCCCTGCTCATCGACGACGTGCAGTTCCTGTCGGGAAAGAAGCGCACGCAGCAGGAGCTCTACCACGTCTTCAACCTGTTGCACCAAGCGGGCAAGCCGATCGCGCTGGCCAGCGACCGTCCGCCCGATGAGCTCGAGAACCTGGAGCGCGGGCTGCACAGCCGCTTTGCCGGCGGCCTGCTCGCCGACCTCGGTCCGCTCGACCGCGATCTGCGCCTGCGCATTCTCAAGGGCAAGCTGTCGGAGTCGGGCATCAACCTCGACGACCACATCCTGGAGCGCCTGGCCGTGCAGCTGCAGGGCAGCGTGCGCGAGGTCGAAGGCCTGGTGTCGCGCCTGCGGGCGGCCAGCAACCACCAGACGATGCCGCTCGACGACGGCGTCGTCGAGACGATGATCACGCCGTACCTGGCACGGCGCGGACCCATCGATCTCGACGTGGTCATCGACACCGTGGCGTGGGTGCACGGGCTGACGCGCGACGAGCTGCTCTCGCGCGACCGCAGCCGCCGCGTGGCCTGGCCGCGCCACATCGCGGCCTACATGTGCCGCAAGCTGACGGCGGCATCGCTGCCCGAGATCGGGCACGCGCTCGGCGGCCGCAATCACACCTCCATCCTGCGCGCGGTTCGCTCGGTGGGCGAGCGGCAGTCGGGCGATCAGACCTTCGCAGCACGCCTGCAGCAGATGGAGAAGATGCTCGGAACCTCCCCGCAGCTGCGCGGCCGCGTGCAGCCCGCCACCTGA